The following proteins are encoded in a genomic region of Sorangiineae bacterium MSr12523:
- a CDS encoding TetR/AcrR family transcriptional regulator: MSSATPARGTRSGPDHVIHDRIILAATEHFRLYGFEKTTVSDLANAIGYSKAYIYKFFDSKQAIGEVICVNCLEKITEAVDRSVRAGKSSSDQIRRMFRALVDANATLFSDDRKLYDIAAVAARDRWPAVDAFEEHLRRTLAQILKEGRESGEFERKTPLDETVAATFLVMLPYANPLLSQHSLDHAKDAALQLASLILRSLTP, encoded by the coding sequence ATGAGCAGCGCCACACCGGCACGTGGGACTCGAAGCGGCCCTGACCACGTCATCCACGACCGCATCATCCTTGCTGCGACGGAGCACTTCCGTCTCTATGGTTTCGAGAAGACGACGGTCTCGGACCTGGCGAACGCGATCGGGTACTCCAAAGCCTACATCTACAAGTTCTTCGACTCGAAACAGGCGATCGGTGAGGTGATCTGCGTCAATTGCCTCGAGAAAATCACGGAAGCCGTCGATCGAAGCGTGAGGGCGGGCAAATCGTCCTCGGACCAAATACGCCGGATGTTTCGCGCGCTCGTGGACGCAAACGCGACGCTCTTTTCGGACGACCGAAAGCTTTACGACATTGCGGCCGTGGCAGCTCGGGACCGCTGGCCGGCGGTCGATGCGTTTGAAGAGCATCTGAGAAGAACCCTCGCGCAGATCCTCAAAGAGGGCCGCGAATCGGGCGAATTCGAGCGCAAGACGCCGCTCGACGAGACCGTGGCCGCGACGTTTCTGGTGATGCTCCCCTATGCGAACCCGCTCCTCTCGCAACACAGCTTGGATCACGCCAAGGACGCTGCGCTTCAACTCGCGAGTCTGATCCTTCGCAGCCTGACGCCCTGA
- a CDS encoding MFS transporter, which produces MTAAWRTLAVAALAVFIVSLDTTVLFVAFPSIRATFRDVSSEGISWILNVYTIGYGALLVPTGRLADRFGRRRFFLAGLVVFALASLLCGVAPNVPFLVVARGLQSLGAALLMPASFALVLHAFPSERRGMAIGIWGAVGALAAAIGPAVGSAIVQFASWRWVFFLNLPLGIYAVSSGRRRIDESRASEQGGLPDAVGTALLIASFGALAYGIVGSREKPSTAAAAILLGLALLALFVLRSLRVSVPALDVRLFRRRTFAIANAMSLVFSIAFTAMFFGNVFFLTERWHRSIFEAGLWISPGPLTVIPVAIFAGRRADRIGYRPLFIVGGLLYAMGAAWMLHVANEDARFLLWLPSAIVMGTAIGMVLPSLSGASALELDAATFGVGSGVNQAIRQFGSVLGVAIVVVLLGRFGEAARFERVFVLLLVAGLLTALGGLTMRVTNVAHSHSL; this is translated from the coding sequence ATGACCGCCGCTTGGCGGACGCTGGCGGTCGCCGCGCTTGCAGTATTCATCGTCTCACTCGATACGACCGTCCTGTTCGTCGCGTTCCCGAGCATCCGGGCCACGTTCCGCGACGTCTCGTCCGAGGGCATCTCGTGGATCCTCAACGTCTACACGATCGGGTATGGGGCTTTGCTCGTGCCGACGGGTCGCCTGGCGGATCGCTTCGGCCGCCGGCGCTTCTTTCTGGCGGGGCTCGTCGTCTTCGCGTTGGCGTCGCTGCTGTGCGGCGTCGCACCGAACGTGCCCTTTCTCGTCGTTGCTCGCGGCCTGCAATCCTTGGGCGCCGCGCTGTTGATGCCGGCATCGTTCGCCTTGGTCCTCCACGCGTTCCCGAGCGAGCGGCGCGGGATGGCCATCGGGATCTGGGGAGCCGTGGGCGCCCTTGCGGCAGCAATCGGCCCTGCCGTGGGCTCTGCGATCGTCCAGTTCGCGAGCTGGCGTTGGGTCTTCTTCCTCAACCTGCCGCTGGGCATCTACGCGGTGTCGAGCGGGCGCCGAAGAATCGACGAGTCACGTGCGAGTGAACAAGGCGGGTTGCCCGACGCCGTCGGCACGGCCCTCCTCATCGCATCGTTCGGGGCCCTGGCGTACGGCATCGTCGGCTCGCGCGAGAAGCCTTCGACCGCGGCGGCTGCGATTCTGCTCGGCCTAGCTCTCCTCGCACTCTTCGTCCTCAGGTCGTTGCGCGTTTCGGTGCCCGCGCTCGACGTGCGGCTCTTCCGGCGGCGCACGTTCGCCATCGCAAACGCGATGAGCCTCGTCTTCAGCATCGCGTTCACGGCCATGTTCTTCGGAAACGTCTTCTTCCTGACGGAGCGGTGGCATCGATCCATCTTCGAGGCTGGCCTTTGGATCTCTCCAGGGCCGCTGACCGTCATCCCCGTCGCCATCTTCGCGGGACGTCGTGCGGATCGCATCGGCTACCGGCCGCTCTTCATCGTCGGGGGGCTTCTCTATGCCATGGGAGCCGCCTGGATGCTCCACGTGGCCAACGAAGATGCTCGCTTCCTTCTTTGGCTGCCTTCCGCCATCGTCATGGGCACGGCGATCGGGATGGTGCTCCCCTCGCTGAGCGGCGCGTCGGCGCTCGAGCTGGATGCCGCGACCTTCGGTGTAGGGAGCGGTGTCAACCAGGCGATCCGCCAGTTCGGCTCCGTACTCGGCGTCGCGATCGTCGTCGTCCTACTCGGACGCTTTGGAGAGGCAGCGCGCTTCGAGCGCGTCTTCGTCCTTCTGCTCGTCGCCGGCCTGCTCACCGCGCTCGGAGGTCTCACGATGCGCGTGACGAATGTCGCACATAGTCACTCGTTGTAA
- a CDS encoding SDR family oxidoreductase — MTVSGPWAVITGASSGIGRAFALELTGRGFPVLLIARRETELERVANEVGRLGGLAKIIVADLATPDGIERATERLRDIDVDVLVNNASFGTHGAFVEQPIGRETDQIALNVGAVVALTRRLLPRMIERGRGLVINVASILGFMPTPYFATYAATKAFVLHFSEALSVELSGTGVQVLAASPGVTKSDFTRTAGSADQDGSLPQLTPEHVARVSMNAADDRRVVRPIGAAYRLLAFLVAITPRAIMRRIMGRIYAPRQIVEGATRARAVQGHGKWRGGTL; from the coding sequence ATGACGGTCAGTGGTCCCTGGGCAGTCATCACGGGAGCTTCCAGCGGCATCGGTCGGGCCTTCGCGCTCGAGCTGACGGGGCGCGGCTTCCCGGTGCTCCTGATCGCGCGCCGCGAGACGGAGCTCGAACGCGTGGCCAACGAGGTCGGCCGCCTGGGAGGGCTGGCGAAAATCATCGTTGCCGATCTGGCGACGCCCGATGGAATCGAGCGTGCGACCGAGCGACTCCGGGACATCGACGTGGACGTCCTCGTGAACAACGCGAGCTTCGGCACGCACGGCGCATTCGTCGAACAGCCGATCGGGCGCGAGACCGACCAGATCGCGTTGAACGTGGGCGCGGTCGTTGCGCTGACCCGACGGCTTCTCCCGAGAATGATCGAGAGGGGGCGCGGTCTGGTCATCAACGTTGCGTCCATCCTCGGCTTCATGCCGACGCCCTACTTCGCGACATACGCGGCCACGAAGGCGTTCGTCCTTCACTTCAGCGAGGCGCTCTCCGTGGAGCTCTCGGGCACCGGTGTTCAGGTTCTTGCCGCGAGCCCTGGTGTGACCAAGAGCGACTTCACGCGCACGGCCGGCTCGGCAGACCAGGACGGTAGCCTTCCTCAGCTCACGCCGGAGCACGTCGCCCGCGTCTCCATGAACGCCGCCGATGACCGGCGCGTCGTACGTCCCATTGGCGCCGCGTACCGCCTCCTCGCCTTCCTCGTGGCGATCACGCCGCGCGCGATCATGCGGCGGATCATGGGTCGCATTTACGCGCCCCGGCAGATCGTGGAAGGTGCGACGCGCGCCCGGGCGGTCCAAGGCCATGGCAAGTGGCGAGGCGGCACCCTTTGA
- a CDS encoding MarR family winged helix-turn-helix transcriptional regulator produces MAGFTQMVRRVATECTGMRVRQVSRLLTRIYDDCLRPLGIQETQYSVLVAVAMFGEDGVTMGALAGTLVMDRTTLTRNIVPLEKAGYLRVARSAADARARVILLTRSGERLIESAYPLWEEAQSKIRRTLGEDRFDALRSQLSEVLTFTDELEVNAAE; encoded by the coding sequence ATGGCCGGCTTCACCCAAATGGTCCGCCGCGTAGCCACGGAGTGCACGGGCATGCGCGTCCGCCAAGTGTCCCGTCTCCTCACCCGCATCTACGACGACTGCCTGAGGCCACTCGGCATCCAAGAGACCCAGTACTCCGTGCTCGTCGCCGTTGCGATGTTCGGTGAGGACGGGGTCACGATGGGCGCCCTCGCCGGCACGCTCGTGATGGATCGCACGACCCTAACGAGGAACATCGTACCGCTCGAGAAGGCGGGTTACCTGCGTGTTGCACGCTCGGCTGCCGATGCCCGAGCTCGCGTCATCCTGCTCACGCGCTCCGGCGAGCGCCTCATCGAATCCGCGTACCCACTCTGGGAGGAGGCGCAGAGCAAGATCCGCCGCACTCTCGGCGAGGATCGGTTCGACGCGTTGCGGTCGCAGCTCTCCGAGGTGCTGACGTTCACCGACGAACTGGAGGTCAACGCCGCAGAGTAG
- a CDS encoding dihydrofolate reductase family protein produces MSKVFVFLGMSLDGYIAGPNNSLENMGGDGWMDLHEWLLEQRVLRQNLKLGEGGQTGPENQFVESILARTGVSIMGKRMFNQGEVAWPEEAPFHTPVFVVTHEVREPWVRKGGTTFHFINDGIQGALRRAFEVAGEKDIRIAGGGSTVIQYVNAGLVDELFLAVAPTFLGVGLRLFEGIDKHSVTIAPVEAISWPKVTLLRYAIQRAGASRAQRAP; encoded by the coding sequence ATGAGCAAAGTGTTTGTCTTCTTGGGGATGTCGCTCGACGGTTACATCGCGGGGCCGAACAACAGCCTCGAGAATATGGGCGGCGACGGGTGGATGGATCTCCACGAATGGCTGCTCGAGCAGCGCGTGCTCCGGCAGAACCTCAAGCTCGGTGAGGGCGGGCAGACTGGGCCAGAGAACCAGTTCGTCGAGTCGATCCTCGCCCGCACGGGCGTGAGCATCATGGGGAAGCGAATGTTCAATCAAGGCGAGGTGGCCTGGCCGGAGGAGGCTCCCTTCCACACGCCGGTGTTCGTCGTCACGCACGAGGTCCGCGAACCATGGGTGCGCAAAGGCGGCACCACGTTTCACTTCATCAACGACGGCATCCAAGGCGCGCTCCGCCGTGCCTTCGAGGTAGCCGGCGAGAAAGACATCCGAATCGCGGGTGGGGGAAGCACCGTCATCCAATACGTGAACGCGGGCCTCGTCGACGAACTCTTCCTCGCCGTGGCTCCGACCTTCCTCGGCGTTGGCCTCCGCCTCTTCGAGGGAATCGACAAACACAGCGTGACCATCGCCCCGGTGGAGGCGATCAGCTGGCCGAAGGTGACCTTGCTTCGCTACGCGATCCAGCGCGCCGGTGCTTCTCGCGCACAGCGAGCACCTTGA
- a CDS encoding RNA polymerase subunit sigma-70, with protein sequence MLHSSLALEKSEQALLASAKAGNEAAFRDLIEPLSRELSAYAYRMLGAFQDAEDALQETQLKAWRHLSSYEPHAPFRAWVYRIATNTCLDMLRKEQRRVLPPDVGPPVQPGPPTTEMRGDISWLEPYPDTLLPATTDPEARLRLHESVRLAFVRALQVLPARQRAALILHDVLEWSVEDVASMLETTTAAINSALQRARGALQQRGASPDESPGERNERLDAQKAEALARFVKAWETGDFDDLVSMLRADAVMTMPPWIYWLDGRDAVVATMTSPGTWEGELRSGRYRMLPTPMNGQPAALAYVRRDGGAWVPVCLTVMTLDEAGQVAAMDVFVLPKHFTTWGFPATLE encoded by the coding sequence GTGCTGCACTCATCGCTCGCGCTCGAAAAAAGTGAACAGGCCCTCCTCGCGTCTGCAAAAGCGGGAAATGAAGCCGCTTTTCGAGACTTGATCGAGCCGCTGAGTCGCGAGCTCTCGGCCTACGCGTACCGTATGCTCGGCGCGTTCCAAGACGCCGAAGATGCGCTGCAGGAGACACAGCTGAAAGCATGGCGTCACCTGTCTTCGTACGAGCCGCATGCGCCGTTTCGCGCCTGGGTCTATCGCATTGCGACGAACACGTGCCTCGACATGTTGCGCAAGGAGCAGCGTCGCGTGCTTCCACCGGACGTCGGACCACCGGTCCAGCCCGGACCGCCGACGACGGAAATGCGAGGCGACATTTCATGGCTCGAGCCCTACCCCGACACGCTCTTGCCGGCGACGACCGACCCTGAGGCAAGGCTACGTCTTCATGAGAGCGTGCGACTCGCGTTCGTGCGCGCGCTTCAAGTACTGCCCGCGCGTCAGCGTGCGGCGCTCATCCTGCATGACGTTCTCGAATGGAGCGTGGAAGACGTGGCGTCGATGCTCGAGACGACCACCGCCGCGATCAACAGCGCGCTCCAGCGGGCCCGTGGCGCGCTCCAGCAACGCGGGGCCTCTCCGGACGAATCGCCCGGCGAGCGCAACGAGCGACTCGATGCGCAGAAGGCGGAAGCGCTCGCGCGGTTCGTCAAGGCATGGGAGACGGGAGACTTCGACGACCTCGTCTCGATGCTCCGAGCCGACGCCGTGATGACGATGCCGCCTTGGATCTACTGGCTCGACGGCCGTGATGCGGTCGTGGCGACGATGACGAGCCCCGGTACGTGGGAGGGCGAGCTTCGCTCCGGGCGCTATCGCATGCTGCCCACACCGATGAACGGTCAGCCGGCCGCACTGGCGTACGTGCGTCGCGACGGTGGTGCCTGGGTCCCGGTCTGTCTGACGGTGATGACCCTCGACGAAGCCGGGCAGGTCGCCGCGATGGACGTCTTCGTTCTGCCAAAGCACTTCACGACCTGGGGTTTTCCCGCCACCCTCGAGTGA
- a CDS encoding glutathione S-transferase family protein codes for MTITITAFERSPDGGMGLARDTRVRWALEEVGQPYQVRLVSFRAMKEPAHLAIHPFGQIPTYEEGDLALFETGAIVFHIAEQYAGLLPDDARARARAITWIFAALNTVEPPILDLVTARIVERDKPWYAERLPLVEDRIRARLDQLSVRLRDADWLDGAFSAGDLMMVSVLLRLRPSGILDKFPTLAAYVARGEARPAYKRAFAAQLAVNTAKPSTA; via the coding sequence ATGACCATCACGATTACTGCCTTTGAACGCTCACCCGATGGAGGCATGGGACTGGCGCGCGACACGCGCGTTCGCTGGGCGCTCGAAGAAGTGGGCCAACCCTACCAGGTTCGCCTTGTTTCGTTTCGTGCGATGAAGGAACCCGCGCATCTGGCGATCCATCCGTTCGGGCAAATTCCGACCTATGAGGAAGGCGATCTCGCGCTGTTCGAGACAGGTGCGATCGTGTTTCACATCGCCGAGCAATATGCGGGCTTGCTGCCGGACGACGCCCGCGCTCGGGCGCGCGCGATCACATGGATCTTTGCCGCGCTCAACACGGTGGAACCACCAATTCTCGACCTCGTAACCGCCCGGATCGTGGAGCGAGACAAGCCCTGGTATGCCGAGCGCCTGCCTCTGGTCGAAGATCGCATCCGCGCACGGCTGGACCAACTCTCCGTCCGCCTGCGCGACGCCGACTGGCTCGATGGTGCATTCAGCGCGGGCGACTTGATGATGGTGTCGGTGCTCCTCAGGTTGAGACCATCGGGCATTCTGGACAAATTTCCGACCCTGGCCGCCTACGTCGCCCGCGGCGAAGCACGCCCCGCGTACAAGCGCGCTTTCGCCGCACAATTGGCCGTCAACACCGCCAAGCCGTCGACCGCCTGA
- a CDS encoding M57 family metalloprotease: MMSEQSKRSAPFAKSSPTCIVIRWLPMPLVAAALLSIVGCSGAADSPPSEQVESTSQELYVLSTNVWDDNQISVCWETGGFNRQKGWVRTAIENTWQRFSQLEFTGWGSCAVSGGANIRIAIADQNPRTLGLGSDLDHVRNGMLLDFTFRNWSPACQNQVEYCIRAIAVHEFGHALGFAHEQNRADTPDTCDQAPQGSNGDTTVGDWDAMSVMNYCNPRYNNDGNLSQTDIAGLQQYYGQP; encoded by the coding sequence ATGATGAGTGAGCAATCCAAGCGTTCCGCGCCCTTTGCCAAATCTTCGCCTACTTGCATCGTGATACGTTGGCTGCCGATGCCGCTGGTAGCAGCGGCCCTTCTCAGCATCGTCGGCTGTTCGGGCGCCGCGGATAGCCCTCCTTCGGAGCAAGTCGAGAGCACGTCGCAAGAACTTTACGTTCTGAGTACCAATGTTTGGGACGACAATCAGATCAGCGTCTGCTGGGAGACTGGGGGCTTCAATAGGCAAAAGGGATGGGTGCGCACCGCCATCGAAAACACGTGGCAACGCTTCTCTCAGCTGGAATTCACGGGTTGGGGCTCGTGTGCTGTGTCGGGCGGAGCGAACATAAGAATTGCGATTGCTGACCAGAATCCTAGAACGCTCGGACTTGGGAGCGACCTGGACCACGTCCGCAATGGGATGCTTCTGGACTTTACGTTCAGGAACTGGAGCCCGGCGTGTCAGAACCAGGTCGAGTACTGTATTCGGGCCATCGCCGTCCACGAGTTTGGGCACGCCCTAGGTTTCGCTCACGAGCAGAATAGGGCCGACACACCTGACACCTGCGACCAGGCCCCGCAGGGCAGCAACGGCGATACGACGGTGGGCGACTGGGATGCGATGTCCGTCATGAATTACTGCAATCCTCGCTATAACAACGATGGCAACTTGAGCCAGACGGACATAGCGGGCCTGCAGCAGTACTACGGTCAACCCTAA
- a CDS encoding RidA family protein encodes MTLECINPPELPTPETYTQVVVARGTKLIFVSGQEPEDVHGKLVGQGDFAVQVRQTFANLGRALAAAGARPNQVAKITIYVVDYQRDFHYPIIEKSRATLFGDHKPANVVMGVARLSPDYLIEVDAVAVVDD; translated from the coding sequence ATGACGCTCGAATGCATCAATCCCCCGGAACTACCCACCCCGGAAACGTACACTCAAGTCGTTGTCGCGAGGGGTACCAAGCTGATTTTTGTCTCTGGCCAGGAGCCTGAAGACGTACACGGGAAGCTGGTCGGCCAAGGTGATTTCGCGGTTCAAGTGCGCCAGACCTTTGCCAACCTCGGTCGAGCCCTTGCAGCCGCAGGTGCCCGGCCCAATCAAGTCGCCAAGATTACGATCTACGTCGTCGATTACCAGCGCGATTTCCATTACCCGATCATCGAAAAGTCTCGAGCGACGCTGTTCGGGGATCACAAGCCGGCCAACGTCGTGATGGGAGTTGCGCGCCTATCTCCCGACTATCTGATCGAGGTTGATGCGGTTGCTGTCGTCGACGATTAA
- a CDS encoding Type 1 glutamine amidotransferase-like domain-containing protein — MRALLTSSGIKNSSIQGALVNLLGKPIAESNALFIPTAIYPFPGGAGMAYRAICGKGPTPLCELGWKSLGVLELTALPTIEKAAWVPAVRDADALLVGGGDPLFLANWMRRSGLTDLLPTLRSEAVYVGVSAGSIVAAAIFVETYTEPPRGNDRPLKTEDIVFTSPRGDVKKTLVTGQGLGLVDFAVIPHLEHPEHADASLANAEKWAARIPAPTYAIDDDTAISVVDGDPQVVSEGQWKLFQPEPAERHVIHDESGFVDEAPRSARS, encoded by the coding sequence ATGAGAGCTCTCCTCACCTCGTCCGGGATCAAGAACAGCAGCATCCAGGGCGCGCTGGTCAATCTGCTGGGCAAACCGATCGCCGAGTCCAATGCCCTCTTCATCCCCACGGCCATCTATCCCTTTCCCGGCGGGGCCGGCATGGCGTACCGGGCGATCTGCGGCAAGGGTCCGACGCCGTTGTGCGAGCTAGGTTGGAAATCGTTGGGGGTCCTGGAGCTGACGGCGCTGCCGACCATCGAGAAGGCCGCTTGGGTGCCGGCAGTTCGGGATGCCGACGCACTGCTGGTGGGGGGCGGTGACCCGCTGTTTCTCGCCAACTGGATGCGGCGCTCGGGTTTGACCGATCTCCTGCCGACGCTGCGCTCCGAGGCGGTCTACGTTGGGGTAAGCGCCGGGAGCATCGTTGCTGCCGCCATCTTCGTGGAGACGTACACCGAACCGCCCCGAGGAAACGATCGACCGCTGAAGACGGAGGACATCGTCTTCACCAGCCCCCGGGGCGACGTCAAGAAAACCCTGGTGACAGGACAGGGCCTAGGACTCGTCGATTTCGCGGTGATCCCGCACCTCGAGCACCCAGAGCACGCCGACGCTTCCTTGGCCAACGCGGAGAAGTGGGCGGCACGGATTCCCGCGCCAACATACGCGATCGACGATGATACCGCCATTAGCGTGGTCGACGGCGATCCCCAGGTCGTCTCCGAGGGGCAGTGGAAATTGTTCCAACCGGAACCGGCCGAGCGCCACGTGATACACGACGAGTCGGGATTCGTCGATGAGGCCCCTCGTTCGGCTCGATCGTGA
- a CDS encoding beta-lactamase family protein produces MIDARSGSARHNGTEPVAFESQFRMGSNTKTFVAVVILQLVDEGTIRLDDTVDRWLPGLVSGHGNDGKRITIRHLLQHTSGLHEYSTDMFKDEEDYQATRFRHFDPEELVAMAVAHQPNFEPGTGWSYSNTNYTLAGMIIEKATGHLWSEEVRTRILEPLQMGHTFEPGDWPALPAPHAQGYNAFSRGKPVADVTLLNMSWGGAAGSLITTTEDLTRFWRALQGGELLSPARMAEMHETVPATELQAVFPGMRDGLGIFWSPTRCGGFWHHPGDAPGFSTRNAVNEGGTRSVVISENTTGDAPVASRAKDELQVLEDVMCVGQ; encoded by the coding sequence GTGATCGATGCCCGCAGCGGCAGTGCTCGTCACAATGGCACGGAGCCTGTGGCGTTCGAGAGCCAGTTCCGAATGGGCAGCAACACCAAGACGTTCGTCGCAGTGGTGATATTGCAACTCGTCGACGAGGGAACAATTCGCCTCGACGACACCGTCGATCGGTGGTTGCCCGGGCTGGTATCCGGTCATGGCAACGACGGCAAAAGGATCACGATTCGCCATCTGCTGCAGCACACGAGCGGTCTTCACGAGTACTCGACGGATATGTTCAAGGACGAAGAAGACTACCAAGCGACGCGCTTTCGACACTTCGATCCCGAGGAGCTGGTCGCCATGGCCGTCGCACACCAGCCAAACTTCGAGCCTGGAACGGGTTGGAGCTATTCGAATACGAATTACACGCTTGCGGGGATGATCATCGAGAAGGCCACGGGCCACCTTTGGAGCGAGGAGGTCCGCACACGCATCTTGGAACCGCTCCAGATGGGGCACACGTTCGAGCCGGGAGACTGGCCCGCTCTTCCCGCACCACATGCGCAGGGGTACAACGCATTTTCGAGGGGAAAGCCGGTCGCCGACGTCACGCTGCTCAATATGAGCTGGGGCGGTGCCGCGGGTAGCCTGATCACCACGACCGAGGATCTGACTCGATTCTGGCGTGCGTTGCAGGGTGGAGAACTTCTATCCCCGGCGCGCATGGCCGAAATGCACGAGACCGTTCCGGCGACCGAGCTGCAGGCCGTGTTTCCCGGCATGCGTGACGGACTCGGCATCTTTTGGTCTCCAACGAGGTGTGGCGGCTTCTGGCATCACCCCGGCGACGCCCCTGGGTTCTCCACCCGCAATGCGGTCAATGAAGGAGGCACCCGCTCAGTCGTGATCTCGGAGAACACCACCGGCGACGCACCCGTCGCGTCCCGCGCGAAAGACGAGCTGCAAGTCCTGGAAGACGTGATGTGTGTCGGCCAATGA